One region of Labrus mixtus chromosome 1, fLabMix1.1, whole genome shotgun sequence genomic DNA includes:
- the def8 gene encoding LOW QUALITY PROTEIN: differentially expressed in FDCP 8 homolog (The sequence of the model RefSeq protein was modified relative to this genomic sequence to represent the inferred CDS: substituted 2 bases at 2 genomic stop codons) has product MNMAYDERLAHFRQTRLNPFDRGEEEDDLHEGKTPPQHESRPELFSGTRTHSSDRTMDLGLAEDHFSRPGSFVASDIEQLKRAIEECKKLILELPEHSERQKDTVVKLIHLRLKLQELKDPEEDEPNLRTLLEHRFSKEKSKSVKQTCDKCSTIIWGLIQTWYTCTGCYYRCHSKCMNLIIKPCVRSKVSHQSAYELSICPEIGLDRQDYRCAECRTPISLRGVPSEARQCDYTGQYYCSTCHWNDTAIVPARVIHNWEFEPRKVPXTATKKYSEYIHNTIVMMRNVKPTRTIGMKCNLVQHXCVCYFVSLSQKLRQDILLMKPYFITCKEAMEARLLLQLQDRQHFVENDDMYSLQDLIDISSGRLSCSLTEIHTTFAKHIKLDCDRCQAKGFVCELCKEGDILFPFDSHTSVCYDCSAVFHRDCYYDNSTTCPRCARMTDRKQDDESDVKDA; this is encoded by the exons AATCAAGGCCAGAGCTGTTCTCTGGGACCAGAACCCACAGCTCAGATCGGACCATGGACCTGGGGCTAGCTGAAGACCACTTCTCAAGGCCT GGTTCATTTGTGGCCTCGGACATTGAACAGCTCAAACGGGCCATAGAGGAGTGTAAAAAACTGATCCTGGAGCTGCCAGAACactcagagagacagaaggacacTGTGGTGAAACTCATACACCTTCGTCTCAAACTGCAGGAGCTGAAG GACCCTGAGGAGGATGAGCCCAATCTACGAACTTTACTGGAACATCGATTCTCAAAAGAGAAGAGCAAGAGTGTGAAACAGACTTGTGACAAGTGTAGCACTATCATCTGGGGCCTTATCCAGACCTGGTATACCTGCACAG GTTGCTATTATCGTTGCCATAGCAAGTGTATGAACCTGATCATCAAGCCCTGTgtaaggtcaaaggtcagccaCCAGTCAGCGTATGAGCTCAGCATCTGTCCTGAGATAGGACTGGACCGGCAAGACTACCGCTGTGCCGAATGTCGCACACCTATTTCACTGA ggGGCGTGCCAAGTGAAGCCAGACAGTGTGACTACACAGGCCAGTATTACTGCAGCACATGCCACTGGAACGATACAGCCATCGTACCAGCTCGGGTCATCCACAACTGGGAGTTTGAACCACGAAAGGTACCCTGAACCGCCACCAAGAAATATTCTGAATATATTCACAATACCATAGTCA TGATGAGAAATGTGAAACCTACAAGAACTATTGGCATGAAGTGCAACTTAGTTCaacattaatgtgtgtgttactttgtgtctttgtcaCAGAAACTTCGACAAGACATTCTGCTGATGAAACCTTATTTCATTACTTGTAAGGAGGCCATGGAGGCTCGGCTATTACTACAG cTTCAAGATCGGCAGCACTTTGTAGAGAACGATGACATGTACTCACTGCAGGATTTGATCGACATTTCCAGTGGCAGACTCAGCTGCTCCCTCACAGAGATACACACCACGTTTGCAAAGCACATCAAACTTGACTGTGAT CGTTGTCAGGCCAAAGGATTTGTATGTGAGCTGTGTAAAGAGGGAGACATCCTGTTTCCTTTTGACAGTCACACCTCGGTCTGCTATGACTGCTCTGCCGTCTTCCACAG AGATTGTTACTATGACAACTCCACAACATGCCCTCGATGTGCTCGGATGACCGATCGCAAGCAGGACGACGAGTCAGATGTGAAAGATGCTTAA